From the Alteromonas sp. CI.11.F.A3 genome, the window TGCTCCATATGCCAAGCGATAAATATTTCTTTTACCTTACGAATATATGTCTTTTCTCGACTCAAAAAGAAGCCTCGAGCAAGCTGCATCGTCAATGTGCTCGCACCTTGCCGTTTTTCACCCGTAAGAATTAAACTCAGCGCTGCACGGGCGATACCGATAGGGTCAATACCATGATGTTCGAAGAAGCGACTGTCTTCGGTGGCCAAAATCGCGTGAATTAATTGCTCAGGTACTTCCTCAAGTTTTACGGGGATCCGCCGTTTAACGCCATATTGGGAAATTAATTTTCCATCATGGGTGTATATCTGCATGGGCGTTTGGAGTCTAACGTCCTTAAGTACAGTAACGCTTGGTAGGTTAGGTTTGATATAAAAGTAAATACCAACAAGCGCCACACAACCAATAAGGCCAGAGATGACAAAAAATAATAATAACGGTTTAATGTACTTCACAATTTAAGGATACCAAGGCATTTTTGCGAAAATGACGTATATTTTCATACGTATGTGTTATCAATAGAACCATACGCACAATAAAAACTGAGTAATATTGTACTTTAGAGCAATTACCATTGAAACTGGACACTTGTAAATGAAATCGCTGTTCAAGAAAAAGATGCCTCCCATTGTGGGTTTAGACATAGGCACACGTCAAATAAAAGCGGTATGGCTAGAACATTCAGTCAATGGCTACATGCTTCAAGGTTATGCATGTGAATCTATCAATAAAGTTGCTTTTTCAGAGCGCGATATTAAAGATTACGAGGCGGTAAGTTTAGCACTTAAAAAAGTGCGTAACAGCTTAAAAACTAAAATAAAGCAAGCTAATGTCGCGGTAGCGGGTACATCGGTAATCAGTAAAATCGTTTATATGGAACCCGACCAAAACGATTACGAACTGGAAAGCCAGATAGAAATTGAAGCCGATAGCCTCATTCCTTTTCCCCTTGAAGAGGTTTATTTAGATTTCGAAGAGCTTGGCCCCAGTGAAACCCATTCTGGCAAGGTCAATGTTCTATTAACCGCTGCTCATAAAGATTTAGTAGATAGCCGTTTACTGCTGTCTCGCGAAGCCGATTTCGAACCTAAAATTGTTGATGTGGAAAATTACGCGATTGGGAATGCCATCGACTTTTTCTACAATGGAAAAGTAGAAGATGAAGCCGTTTGTGCCATTAATGTAGGTGCCTCATTGCTTCAAGTTAGCGTGGTACGTAACGCCACTGTGATCTACACAAAAGAACACGCATTTGGGCTAAATAACTTAGTCAACGATATTAGCGCTATTCAAATGATTGAGCGTGAAGAAGCCGAACGTCTATTAATGGATGATTCATCATCTAACAGTTGGGTAGATGAAGTATTACCTATCTTTGCCGCTAATTTACAACAGAACATCAATCGTGCATTGCAAATGTATATGACGACATTTCATGTTGACCGCCCCGCAAAAATTTTACTTTGTGGCGGCGCGGCCACTATCCAACCTTTAGTAGACATATTACGTCAAGACTTAGGCCTACAAGTTGATGTATTCGACCCCTTTTTGGGCATGACCATGAACCCTAAGTTAGATTCACAGCGGTTACGCCGTATCGCCCCACAGCTCACTATTGCTGCAGGCCTTGCTAGCCGGAGTTTCACATCATGGCACATGTAAACTTACTTCCTTGGCGCGAACAACAACGCCAACATCAAAAGCAGCAGTATCTAATGGGCCTGGTTGCCGTTGCCGCTATTGTGGGGTTAATTTTTTGGTTTATCGGTCAAGCTATCGACCAACAAATTAATCATCAGAATTCAAGAAACCAGTTTCTTGAGCGAGAGATTGGCTTATTAGATGCGCAAATTGCAGATATAAAAAATATTAAAGAAAGCAAAAATGCGATTGAACAGCGCATGGCCCTTATTGAGCAATTACAGGCTAGTCGAAATGTCGCGGCCATAATATTTGATGAGCTTGCTAAAATCGTACCCGTGGGCGTGACCTTCCAATCTATGAAGCGCATAGGTAATCAATTACAAATTGAAGGTATCAGCGATTCAAATAACCGACTTTCTGATTTCATGCGCTCATTAGATAATTCAGATGTTTTTGTTGGAGCTGAATTGTCTTCTATAAAAGCAGACACCAATGCCTCTCGCGCAATTAGCACCTTCACGCTTACCTTCATGGTTAGCGATTCGGTATCACCGTTGGAACAAGATGCTGAAGGGGAGACAAACTAATGAAATTTGATGTCGAAAAGCTCAAAGAACTCAATGAATTAGATTTTGAACAAATTGCTATTTGGCCCAATGAAATACGTATAGTGGTGGCTGCCTTTGTGGCAATCGTAATTGGTGCACTTAGCTATTATCTACTTATAAACCCTAAGCTCCCTATTCTAGATGCTGCGGAATTAAAAGAACAAGAGCTGAAGCTGCAATACGAAGCCAAGTACCGCATTGCGGTAAATAAAGAAGCGTATCGAGAGCAGCTCGCACAGCTAGAAAATGACTTTTCTTCCATGCTGAAAAGCTTACCTACCAGCAATGAAACCCCTGGCTTGCTAGACGATATAACTTATGTAGGCACCTCATCAGGACTTACCTTCAAGTTATTGAACTGGCAACAAGAGGTACCTAAAGAGTTCTACACCGAACTGCCTATTGAAATTGAAGTCAGTGGCGGCTATCACCATTTTGGAGAGTTCGTTTCTAAGGTGGCTGGGCTTCCTCGTATTGTTACCTTGCATGACTTTGATATTTTACGGGAAAGTAATGGGCTTACCTTGCAATTACAAGCGAAAACCTACCGCTCAGAAAACAGTACCGGTATAAGCGGGGGATCTCAGTGATGCGCTATTATTTAGTTCTTGCTACTGTTGCCCTAATAACCGCTTGCTCGCCAAAACTTGATGACTTGCAGGCGTATACGCAAAGTGTGAGCGAAAATGCGGTTCACAATATTGAACCCTACCCTGAGTTTGCTACACCTAAAACCTTTGAATATTCGGCGAGCGAGTTGCCTAGCCCTTTTGATTCGCCTAAAGAAAACACGCCACCACTGACACAAACTCGACAACAAAACTGTTTTCAACCTGACTTTGAACGCACAAAACAGAAACTGGAAAGGTATGGCTTAGACTCATTAGGGTTGACCGGAAACTTTAAAAGCCAAGGCGTTGAATGGGCGCTAGTTACCAGTAATGACGGTATTCTACATAAAGCCAAAATTGGCAGCCGCATCGGTTTATTTTACGGTAAAATCACTGGAATTAATCCAAACTCACTAACAATAGAACAGCTTATACCTGATGGCGCAGGTTGCTGGCAGAAAAAAGAGATAACGTTGAGCAAAACCTCAACGTCAGGAGAGAAAAAATAATGGCTGAGCGTTACCTATTTAACAAATCTTTAAATCGTAGAAGTTCTCGCTGGCCTTGGTTGCTTGGCTTTGCTGCTATATGTACGGTATTGATGGTTTATGTTGCGCCCGCCAAAGCGTTAGAACCCGTATTGTTCGACCCAAGTAACGACACTCCCTCAACCCGAATTACCGGTATCGATTTTACCCGAGAAGCGAATAATATTGGTGTTACATTAGTCACCTTTGAAGGAGCTTCACCTACACCGCAACTCGTTGAGTCTCAAGGAAAGGTTACCATTACATTCGCTGATAGCGTGTTAGATGACAGTCAGCTCGTTGAATTAAATGTGACAGAGTTCTCCACGCCTGTATCAACCATTGAAACCTTTCAAGATAAAAAAGGTACGCGCATAGAGATTCTTTATAGCGATACCGTGACAGCTCGCCACGCGATAGACAATAACGTCATTCGCATCAAAATTGAGCCGATGAGCTTGTCGCAACAAGAAGAATTAGAAAACAAAAAAACCTATACAGGCGACCCTATCTCGCTAGACTTTCAAGATGTACCTGTACGTCAAGTGTTGCAAATTATCGCGCAAGTTAATGGCTTTAACTTAGTGACCACAGACACAGTGACTGGAAATGTCACTATTAGCCTATCAGGTGTACCTTGGGATCAAGCCCTTGATATGATTTTGCGTGTTAAAGGATTAGATAAACGCTTAGAGGGTAACATTCTGTTGATTGCGCCAACTGAAGAGCTTACCGCCAGAGAAACCCAAGCATTACAGTCAAAGAAGCAGGTGTCTGATTTAGCCCCGCTTAGTACAGTCAACATCTCGGTAAATTACGCTAAGGCAGCTAACCTGGCGACGATTTTGAAATCTTCAGAAGGCGGCATTTTGTCTGAGCGCGGGACAGTTACCGTGGATGAACGTACCAACACTATGCTTATTCGAGATACGTTACCTTCTATTGATGAAGCAAGAAAAATGATTGATGCGCTGGATATTCCAGTTAAACAAGTATTAATTGAAAGCAGAATGGTGACCGTACTTGATAATGTGGATGAAGAGCTAGGTGTTCGCTGGGGCTTAAGCGATAGGGAAAGTGACAGTGGTGTTTCAGGGAGTATTGAAGGAGCTGAAACTATTGCAGGCGGCTCTATTCCGAGTATTGATGACAGACTAAACGTAAACCTTCCGGTTTCGGGTGCAACGGGCACTATTGGCTTTCAAATCGCAAGTTTGGTTGATGGCACCATATTAGATTTAGAGCTATCTGCGCTTGAGTCTGAAAACAAAGGTGAGATTATCGCTAGCCCACGTATTACCGTGGCGAACCAACAAGAAGCCTACATTGAACAAGGAACCGAAATACCTTATGTTCAAGCCACCTCAAGTGGCGCAACGTCGGTTGAATTCAAAAAAGCGGTACTGTCGCTTCGCGTAACACCGCAAATTACGCCAGATAATCGCATTATTTTGGATTTGGTGGTTACACAAGATACCCGTGGTGAAACAGTGTCTACTTCTACCGGTGATGCCGTTGCTATTGATACGCAAGAAATCAAAACTCAGGTCTTGGTAGAGAACGGCGAAACCATCGTATTAGGCGGAATTTTCCAGCAAACGAGTACCGATAACGTGTCAAAAGTGCCATTATTTGGTGACCTGCCGTTTTTAGGTGTGCTGTTTCGCAATACATCGGAGTTTCAAGAGAAGCGTGAGCTACTTATATTTGTAACACCGAAAATAATAACAGAAAAACCGTAACAACCTATTATTCAAGGTAAAATGCGGGCTGATAGCAGTCCGCTTTTTGCGTTTTCAGGTACTGCAATACCCCTGTATTTACATTATAGTGCTAATTGTTTTCAACAATACTTGCAAGGGCTTGTTAGAAACTGAGATAATCGCGGTCTCGAAATTTTAGCGAGGTTAAAGGAGTAGTGCTTATTGGACATTAAATAAGCACGAGTCAATGGGTAGGCTGGTAAGGCAACAGTGCATGCCCCTAACATGATAAAGTTGTGATATAAGCAAATATGGCTGAAAAACGTAATATCTTTTTGGTTGGCCCAATGGGTGCTGGCAAAAGCACCATCGGTAGACACCTGGCAGACGAACTTCACCTGGATTTTTATGACTCCGATCAGGAAATAGAGCGCCGTTCTGGTGCTGATATCGCCTGGATCTTCGACCTTGAAGGCGAAGATGGATTCCGTGCGCGTGAAGAAAACATCATCAATGATTTAACAGACAAGCAGGGTATCGTGCTTGCCACTGGCGGCGGTTCAATTGTAACCAAAGCAGTTCGTAATCGTTTGTCTGCACGAGGCATTGTTGTTTACTTGCAAACTACGATTGATAAGCAAGTTGCTCGAACACAGCGCGATAAGCGTCGCCCTTTGCTTCAAAACGACGATCCGGAGCAAGTACTT encodes:
- a CDS encoding PilN domain-containing protein encodes the protein MAHVNLLPWREQQRQHQKQQYLMGLVAVAAIVGLIFWFIGQAIDQQINHQNSRNQFLEREIGLLDAQIADIKNIKESKNAIEQRMALIEQLQASRNVAAIIFDELAKIVPVGVTFQSMKRIGNQLQIEGISDSNNRLSDFMRSLDNSDVFVGAELSSIKADTNASRAISTFTLTFMVSDSVSPLEQDAEGETN
- a CDS encoding type IV pilus secretin PilQ family protein — encoded protein: MAERYLFNKSLNRRSSRWPWLLGFAAICTVLMVYVAPAKALEPVLFDPSNDTPSTRITGIDFTREANNIGVTLVTFEGASPTPQLVESQGKVTITFADSVLDDSQLVELNVTEFSTPVSTIETFQDKKGTRIEILYSDTVTARHAIDNNVIRIKIEPMSLSQQEELENKKTYTGDPISLDFQDVPVRQVLQIIAQVNGFNLVTTDTVTGNVTISLSGVPWDQALDMILRVKGLDKRLEGNILLIAPTEELTARETQALQSKKQVSDLAPLSTVNISVNYAKAANLATILKSSEGGILSERGTVTVDERTNTMLIRDTLPSIDEARKMIDALDIPVKQVLIESRMVTVLDNVDEELGVRWGLSDRESDSGVSGSIEGAETIAGGSIPSIDDRLNVNLPVSGATGTIGFQIASLVDGTILDLELSALESENKGEIIASPRITVANQQEAYIEQGTEIPYVQATSSGATSVEFKKAVLSLRVTPQITPDNRIILDLVVTQDTRGETVSTSTGDAVAIDTQEIKTQVLVENGETIVLGGIFQQTSTDNVSKVPLFGDLPFLGVLFRNTSEFQEKRELLIFVTPKIITEKP
- the aroK gene encoding shikimate kinase AroK; translated protein: MAEKRNIFLVGPMGAGKSTIGRHLADELHLDFYDSDQEIERRSGADIAWIFDLEGEDGFRAREENIINDLTDKQGIVLATGGGSIVTKAVRNRLSARGIVVYLQTTIDKQVARTQRDKRRPLLQNDDPEQVLRDLADLRNPLYEEVADYVVDTDDQSARAVANQIISKIGL
- a CDS encoding type 4a pilus biogenesis protein PilO, with translation MKFDVEKLKELNELDFEQIAIWPNEIRIVVAAFVAIVIGALSYYLLINPKLPILDAAELKEQELKLQYEAKYRIAVNKEAYREQLAQLENDFSSMLKSLPTSNETPGLLDDITYVGTSSGLTFKLLNWQQEVPKEFYTELPIEIEVSGGYHHFGEFVSKVAGLPRIVTLHDFDILRESNGLTLQLQAKTYRSENSTGISGGSQ
- a CDS encoding pilus assembly protein PilP gives rise to the protein MRYYLVLATVALITACSPKLDDLQAYTQSVSENAVHNIEPYPEFATPKTFEYSASELPSPFDSPKENTPPLTQTRQQNCFQPDFERTKQKLERYGLDSLGLTGNFKSQGVEWALVTSNDGILHKAKIGSRIGLFYGKITGINPNSLTIEQLIPDGAGCWQKKEITLSKTSTSGEKK
- the pilM gene encoding type IV pilus assembly protein PilM, with product MKSLFKKKMPPIVGLDIGTRQIKAVWLEHSVNGYMLQGYACESINKVAFSERDIKDYEAVSLALKKVRNSLKTKIKQANVAVAGTSVISKIVYMEPDQNDYELESQIEIEADSLIPFPLEEVYLDFEELGPSETHSGKVNVLLTAAHKDLVDSRLLLSREADFEPKIVDVENYAIGNAIDFFYNGKVEDEAVCAINVGASLLQVSVVRNATVIYTKEHAFGLNNLVNDISAIQMIEREEAERLLMDDSSSNSWVDEVLPIFAANLQQNINRALQMYMTTFHVDRPAKILLCGGAATIQPLVDILRQDLGLQVDVFDPFLGMTMNPKLDSQRLRRIAPQLTIAAGLASRSFTSWHM